From Actinomyces procaprae:
CTGCGCCCGGCCCGTCAGGCCACCCGGGTCTCGCCGCTGGTGGCCCTGACCGGGCAGGTGGCCGACGAGCGTTCGCTGAGCCGCCGCCGGATGCGGACCGCCGCCGCCGGAGTGGTGGTGGCCCTGATCGGCCTGGGCATCACCTGGCTGAGCATCTGGGCGCAGGTGGTCATCTGCACGGCCCTGGGCGCGGTGCTCATGGTGCTGGGCGTGCTGGCGGGACTGCCGCTGATAGTCGTCGGCGGGGCCCGGCTGGTGGAGCGGCTTGGCGGTGGCGCCCGTCGGCCCGTGCTGCACCTGGCCGCCCGCAACCTGGCCCGCAACCCGGGTCGCGCCGCGGCCACCACCGCCTCACTGCTGGTCACGGTCACGGTCGGCGCCACCCTCCTGTCCGGCATTGCCAGCGTCAACGCCTCCATGAACGCCATCCTCGGCGCCAGCGCACCGGTCGACATCCGGGTGGACGGGATCACCGCCGCCGACGACGACGCGGCGCTGGTCGCCCGGGTGGAGGCGGCCGACGGCGTGGAGAGCACGGTGGTGGTCCCCGTGCTGGACGTGGGCATCACCCCGGGCGCCGACGAGGTTGACGAGATCACCGTGTCCGCGGTGGACCCGGCCGCGGCCGCCCCGGTTCTGCGCTCTGACAAGGGCCTGGAGGGCCTCGACGACGACACCCTGGTCCTCTCCCGCGAGTACCGTCTGCAGGAGGGGACGGCCGTCACCCTCACCGGCACCGGGGGCAGCAGGGAGCTGACCGTGCATCTAGCCGAGGCCGGGATCGGGCCGGTGGTCACCCCGGCCGTCGCCGAGGAGCTGTCCGGAGGCGAAGCCACGGACGTATCCGTGTGGGTGCGCACCGCCGGGGACGGCACCGACACCAGCGTGGTCGACGCGGTGCGCGACGCGCTGCAGCGGCCGGACCTGGTGGTCAGCACCTCCGCCACCGAGCGCGCGAGCTTCAACAACCAGGTGAGCCGCATTGTCACCATCATTGTGGCGGTGCTGGCCTTCACCCTGCTGATCACTCTGTCCGGGCTGGCCAACACCACCGATGTGAGCGTGCTGGAGCGCTTCCGGGAGATCGGGGTGCTGCGCGCCACCGGGGTGCAGCGCGGCCAGGTGCGGCGCCTGTTCATCACCGAGGCGGTGCTCACCTCGCTGCTGGGCGGGCTGCTCGGGGCGGTTATGGGGACGGTGTTCGGCATGGCGGCCGTGGTCGCCGTATTCGGGCTCGATGCCGCGGACCGCCTGGTGCTGCAGGTGCCCTGGGTGGGGCTCGCCGGGAT
This genomic window contains:
- a CDS encoding ABC transporter permease — translated: MPAMLDLRRTLAALVAVAMSAALIVFSFIISDSATTQMTAAARASVGNADVVVLPERGGELSEAAAETVSAASGAAGVRTYTEGTIWIDRMGSGGGTEFTYVLDVPSLSGSTRLVEGRLPEKEGEIAVSPSVAEQDVAVGSAMALKEDPVAAPATATVVGVIAPGPEITRWSTGEQYIFATADEQAALGLSTAPAALYVNATVGTSTQALMDSVSQALDVAGLEANVYAASDIVMMRASNMGDMNSTTQMLLQLLGPVCAVVAGIVIATTFSTLVARQARQTGLLRCIGAGRAQVFGSVLRSALATGLAGSAVGSLLGVVLATLLVRSGLVDGLEAHYLTVDRQTIVLAVVLSTVVTLVAVLRPARQATRVSPLVALTGQVADERSLSRRRMRTAAAGVVVALIGLGITWLSIWAQVVICTALGAVLMVLGVLAGLPLIVVGGARLVERLGGGARRPVLHLAARNLARNPGRAAATTASLLVTVTVGATLLSGIASVNASMNAILGASAPVDIRVDGITAADDDAALVARVEAADGVESTVVVPVLDVGITPGADEVDEITVSAVDPAAAAPVLRSDKGLEGLDDDTLVLSREYRLQEGTAVTLTGTGGSRELTVHLAEAGIGPVVTPAVAEELSGGEATDVSVWVRTAGDGTDTSVVDAVRDALQRPDLVVSTSATERASFNNQVSRIVTIIVAVLAFTLLITLSGLANTTDVSVLERFREIGVLRATGVQRGQVRRLFITEAVLTSLLGGLLGAVMGTVFGMAAVVAVFGLDAADRLVLQVPWVGLAGILLAAAAIGVLAALRPAGRAAAVAPVSALAQE